GCTCATGCGCCGCCCCGTCGGAGGTTAGCGAGCGCAAGCGAGCGCTCAACCGTGAGACAGAAAACCCACTGTGAGCAAAAAAATCTTCTACTCAAACTCCATGATCACCGCGTCGACGGCGAGGCTGTCGCCGGGCTCGCAGGTGATCTTGGAGACGACGAGGTCGCGCTCGGCGCGGAGCACGTTTTCCATCTTCATGGCCTCCACGATGGCCAGCGCCTCGCCCGCCTTGACCTCCTGGCCCTCCGTCACATTGAGCGAGACGACGAGGCCCGGCATCGGGCAGAGCAGCATCTTGGAGGTGTCGGGCGGCAGCTTGATCGGCATCAGGCGGTCGAGCTCGGCCATTGTCGGGCTCATCACCCGGGCCGTCATGGCAAGGCCGCGCCAGGAGATGTTGTAGCCGTTCTGGACCGGACGGACCTGGGCCGTCACCTCGCGGGTCCCGACGGTGCCGAGCCACAGCGCCTCGCCGGGTGCCCAGTCGGAGCGCACGGTCATCGGCTTGACGTCCGCCTCGTCGAAGGTCAGGTCGATCTCGATCGGCACGGTCGGATAGCCTTCCACAAGCTTGACCGCCACATAGTCCTTTTCGTGGTGCTTGGAGTGGTCGAGCTCGCGCACGTCGCGCTCCAGCGACACCACCCAGTCCTCGCGCACCCGGCCGGTATGCGGGCGCAGCCGGCCCGGCAGGTGGTCGAAGCGCTCCTTGTTGATGAGTTCCACCGACAGCGCCACGGCGGCCAGCACCTTCTCCGTCTCCGCCGTCGTCGGGATGCTGGCAAAGCCCTCCGGATACTCCTCGGCGATGAAACCGGTGGAGAGATTGCCCTCGGTCCAGCGCGGATGCTGCATCAGACCGGACAGGAACGGGATGTTGTGCTCGATGCCGTCGATCAGATAGGCGTCGAGCGCATCGGCCTGGGCATGGATGGCGCCGGCGCGGGTCGGCGCGTGGGTGACCAGCTTGGCGATCATCGGGTCGTAGAACATGGAGATCTCGTCGCCCTCTTCCACGCCCGTGTCGACCCTGACGGTCGCCTCGTCGCTGCGCGCCTCCTCCGGCGGGCGGCAGCGCACCAGCCGGCCGATCGACGGCAGGAAGTTGCGATAGGGATCCTCGGCATAGACCCGGCTCTCCACCGCCCAGCCATTGAGCACGACGTCGTCCTGGGTCAGCGTCAGCCGCTCGCCGTTGGCGATGCGGATCATCTGTTCGACGAGGTCGATGCCGGTGATCAGTTCGGTCACCGGATGCTCGACCTGCAGGCGGGTGTTCATCTCCAGGAAATAGAAGCTCTTGTCCTGGCCGGCGACGAACTCCACGGTGCCGGCCGAGTCGTAGCCGACGGCCTTGGCCAGCGCCACGGCCTGGGCGCCCATCTTGGCCCGCGTCTCCGCGTCGAGCAGCGGCGACGGCGCCTCCTCGACGACCTTCTGGTTGCGGCGCTGGATGGAGCATTCGCGCTCGCCGAGATGGATGGCGTTGCCGTGCTTGTCGCCGAGCACCTGGATCTCGACATGGCGCGGGTTCTCGATGAACTTTTCGATGAAGACGCGGTCGTCGCCGAAGGAGCTTGCGGCCTCGGACTTGGAGCGGGCGAAGCCGTCGCGCACCTCGTCGTCGGACCAGGCGACGCGCATGCCCTTGCCGCCGCCGCCGGCCGACGCCTTGATCATCACCGGATAGCCGATCTCCCGGGCGATCTTGACCGCCTCGTCGGGCGAGCCGATGACGCCGAGATAGCCGGGCACGGTGGAAACGCCGGCCTCGGCCGCGACCTTCTTGGACTCGATCTTGTCGCCCATCGCCTTGATGGCGTCCGGATGCGGGCCGATGAAGACGATGCCGGCCGCCTTCAGCATCTCCGGAAAGCTCGCCCGCTCCGACAGGAAGCCGTAGCCGGGATGGACGGCATCGGCGCCGGTCTGCTTGCAGGCGGCGAGGATCTTGTCGGCAACGAGATAGGACTCCGCGGCGGCCGCCGGGCCGATATGGACGGCCTCGTCGGCCATCTCCACATGCAGGGCGTCCTTGTCGGCCTCGGAATGGACGGCGACCGTCTTGATGCCCATCGTCCGGCAGGTCTTGATGATCCGGCAGGCGATCTCGCCGCGATTGGCAATCAGGATCTTGTCGAACATGGACGTCCCATCCCTTTTTTAAGGCAATTGGTTTTCTCGCGTTTTAAGGGGTCGCAGGGACGTCGGCAACTCAGTCCTTTGACCAAGGCCCGCAACGGGCAGGATCAGAGACCCGCAACCGCAAAGCGCGTCAGAACAGGTAGCCGAAAGCCTCGATCTCGCGCCGGTACCAGCCGCCGACCATGGTCCGCGTGTGCTCGGTATAATAGCTGCGATAGTCGCCTTCGCGTCCGCCGGAGACGTTGCTGACCGGCAGGGAAACCCGGCCGGAAAGGCCGACGGCGTCGAGCACGGCAGCAAAATCTTCCGAAAGAAGCTCGTAGCGGCCGACGAAATCGAGCGCGATCGCATCGTCGATCGCGTAGAGATCGAAATTCTCCACATAGGCGCGCTTCGGATTGCGCAGGAAATCGTCGAAGGATGGCCGCGGCTCCTTCGACTTGGTCTTGTAATAGTACCAGGAGACCTGCCGGTCCCAGGGATTCCGCTCGAAACTGAACTTGTAATAGCTGTTCCAGATGTCCTCGCCCACATAGGCGCGGACCCGCCAGGCCGGCATGTGCTCGTAAAAGCCGACGCTCGGGTGGTAGGCGCGCTCCGGGCGCCCCAGCAGGCGCTTGACCAGCGGGCGCTTCGGCACCATCGGATGGTCCAGCCGCCAGTTCTGGGCCCGCTCGTCCTTCCTCACCTTCATCAAGGCCTTGGAGGCTGGCGTGATGACGTCGTCCGGGCCGCAGACCTCGCTGAGCGCCGCCTCGATGGAGGTCGAGGCGGTCTTGTAGGTCTTGATGTAGATGAAGCGGTGTTCGTGCGACAGGATCATCGCGGCAGGTCCGATCGGGCAAGAGCCGCTCGAGAGGCATCGGGGACACGCCGCCTCGCCGGAGGCGGCAGCACAAGCCCCCTCGTCTACCCCCTCGCCCGGCCGCCCGCAACCGGCAGCACGGCCGCAGGCCCCGGTTGCGACCCGGTGTCATCGTTCCGTTTCGTTGTGAGTCGGCAGGTTTTGCGACGCCGCGGCACTGGCCGTCCCGGCGCCGTGAAAGCCCGCGGGGGCTTGCCTACCAGGGCATGAACGAGTTCATGAACGACATCGGCCGCGAGACGGACTGGTTCATCACCGCCATGTCGTGGCGCATGCGCCCCATATCCGCCGTCATGTAGCTCATCTTGCCGTTCATCTGCACCAGCTCCTGGCGGATCTGGGTCATCTCCTTGATGTGCTCCATCTTCTTGTTCATGGCGACCATCTGCTCGTAGAGCGGACGCATGGTGTCGAGATTGGCCATCTGGCCGGTCATCTTGTCGGTGTGGCCGGCCATTGCCGAGACCCGGATCGTCATGGCGTCCATGGTCTTGGTCATCTCCTCCATGGATTTGGCGAGCTCGGTCATGTGCACGCCCATGTCCGGGTCGAACCGCTCGGCGATCTGCCGGATGTCGTGTGTCAGGCTGTAGATGAGGAAGAAGCCATAGGCGAGCAGGACCACCATGCACAGGAGGGCCGGATAGGCGATGAACTCCCAGCGCCTGGCGCTACGCTCGAAGGAGGAGACGAAGCGCTCCAGCGCATGGACCGGCATCGTCACCGTGCGGCAGGGATCGTCGCCCCCCTCGCCCGGCGCCGCCTCGCCTGTCGCCGTCTCGCCCGATGACGCCTCGACAACGGCGTCCGCGGGAGCCTCGCTCGCGTCCGGACCGGATGCGGCGGCCCGCTGGCCGTCGTCGCTCGATGGAGTATCCGTGCTGGTGGTGCCTTTTTTCGCCATGGCCGCGCTTCCTTCCCCAAACCGGAACCGTCCGCCCGCCGGCCCGTTGCCGGCGCGCGCGTTCCGTTGTCGTTGTCAGCACGGCCCCGGCCTGTTTCCGGCCGTTACGTTGCGGCAATGCCAGAAGCCGCGCGATGGCTCCCGGGTCGGCGGGAGCGTTTCTTCGGCCGGGCGGCACCATCACGGGCACCTGGCGGCCATGCGCACGGCACGGGCGCCGTCACCCGGCGCCACCATGAATTATCATATAAGAAAACTTCTATCTGTTCAGCAAATATCAGCGTCATCCGGACGCACTGTTGCGCGGCGTTGCAGCCGCAACCGTCCGCCACGCGAAATCCCGAAGAGATTTCTTGCCGAAGCGCCCTGCAGCGGCCTCCCGAGGTGCCGCCGCCGGCCTGTCCCTAAAGCGCTTTCCCAAAAAGTTGATAGACTTTTTGGATAAGAAATCGCGTCAAAACAAAGACCTAACGCATGTTGCGTGTTTCAGAAAAACCGCAACATGCTTTAGAGCGGGATGTTGTCGTGCTTCTTCCAGGGATTTTCCAGCGTCTTGTCGCGCAGCAGCCGGAGCGCGCGCGAGACCCGCTGCCGCGTCGAATGCGGCATGATCACCTCGTCGATATAGCCGCGCTCGGCGGCGACGAACGGGTTGGCGAAGCGGTCCTCGTAGAGCTTGGTGCGGGCGGCGATCTTGTCCTTGTCGCCGAGTTCGGAGCGATAGAGGATCTCCACCGCGCCCTTGGCGCCCATCACCGCGATCTCCGCCGTCGGCCAGGCGTAATTGACGTCGCCGCGCAGGTGCTTGGACGACATCACGTCATAGGCGCCGCCATAGGCCTTGCGGGTGATGACGGTGATCTTCGGCACCGTGCATTCGGCAAAGGCGAAGAGGAGCTTGGCACCATGCTTGATGAGGCCGCCATACTCCTGCGCCGTTCCCGGCAGGAAGCCCGGCACGTCGACGAAGGTGACGATCGGGATGTTGAAGCAGTCGCAGAAGCGCACGAACCGCGCCGCCTTGCGGCTGGCGTCGGAATCCAGGACGCCGGCC
The window above is part of the Rhodobium gokarnense genome. Proteins encoded here:
- a CDS encoding acetyl-CoA carboxylase biotin carboxylase subunit, which codes for MFDKILIANRGEIACRIIKTCRTMGIKTVAVHSEADKDALHVEMADEAVHIGPAAAAESYLVADKILAACKQTGADAVHPGYGFLSERASFPEMLKAAGIVFIGPHPDAIKAMGDKIESKKVAAEAGVSTVPGYLGVIGSPDEAVKIAREIGYPVMIKASAGGGGKGMRVAWSDDEVRDGFARSKSEAASSFGDDRVFIEKFIENPRHVEIQVLGDKHGNAIHLGERECSIQRRNQKVVEEAPSPLLDAETRAKMGAQAVALAKAVGYDSAGTVEFVAGQDKSFYFLEMNTRLQVEHPVTELITGIDLVEQMIRIANGERLTLTQDDVVLNGWAVESRVYAEDPYRNFLPSIGRLVRCRPPEEARSDEATVRVDTGVEEGDEISMFYDPMIAKLVTHAPTRAGAIHAQADALDAYLIDGIEHNIPFLSGLMQHPRWTEGNLSTGFIAEEYPEGFASIPTTAETEKVLAAVALSVELINKERFDHLPGRLRPHTGRVREDWVVSLERDVRELDHSKHHEKDYVAVKLVEGYPTVPIEIDLTFDEADVKPMTVRSDWAPGEALWLGTVGTREVTAQVRPVQNGYNISWRGLAMTARVMSPTMAELDRLMPIKLPPDTSKMLLCPMPGLVVSLNVTEGQEVKAGEALAIVEAMKMENVLRAERDLVVSKITCEPGDSLAVDAVIMEFE
- a CDS encoding sulfotransferase family protein — its product is MILSHEHRFIYIKTYKTASTSIEAALSEVCGPDDVITPASKALMKVRKDERAQNWRLDHPMVPKRPLVKRLLGRPERAYHPSVGFYEHMPAWRVRAYVGEDIWNSYYKFSFERNPWDRQVSWYYYKTKSKEPRPSFDDFLRNPKRAYVENFDLYAIDDAIALDFVGRYELLSEDFAAVLDAVGLSGRVSLPVSNVSGGREGDYRSYYTEHTRTMVGGWYRREIEAFGYLF